The Flavobacterium sp. CBA20B-1 genome includes the window TTAAAAATCCAATTTAAGTGGAAGCAAAACACAGCCTAAATAAAGTAAGTGCCGGCGCTTTATTAATCACATTAGGTATCATTTATGGAGATATCGGTACTTCGCCTTTGTATGTAATGAAAGCTATTTTTGGCGAAGCACCCATTAATGAAAATCTGGTGCTGGGTGCGGTTTCTTGTGTGCTTTGGACACTTACCATACAAACCAGTATAAAATATGTATGGCTTACCTTACAAGCTGACAATAACGGAGAAGGTGGTATTTTTTCGCTTTATACGTTGGTGAAAAAGCTAAAGAAAAAATGGTTGATTGTTCCGGCCTTAATTGGCGGTAGTGCCATGCTTGCCGATGGATTCATCACACCTCCTATCTCAATTTCTTCGGCCTTAGAGGGTTTAAAAATTTATTACCCCGATTTGCAAACCATTCCGCTTGTAATTGCTGTTATTGTGGTGCTGTTCTTTTTTCAGAGTTATGGCACCAAAACCATTGGAAAGTTCTTCGGACCTATTATGTTTATTTGGTTCAGTATGTTGGCAATTGTGGGATTATTGCAAATTATCCAATTGCCCGAAATTTTAAAAGCTTTTAATCCTTATTATGCTTATTTGCTGTTAAAAGAACATCCAGAAGGTTTTTATGTATTGGGATTTGTGTTTCTGTGTACCACAGGTGCCGAAGCTTTGTACAGCGATTTGGGTCATTGTGGCATAAAAAACATACGCGCCAGTTGGTTGTTTGTAAAAACAACATTGATTTTAAATTACTTTGGTCAAGGTGCATTTTTACTTTCACATGCCGATATAAAACTGAAAACATTTGAAAACGGTGTAGAATTTATTCAAAACCCGTTCTATTTAATGATGCCGCAATGGTTTATTCCCGTCGGAATTATTGTAGCAACATTGGCAGCCATCATTGCAGCACAAGCATTAATCACTGGCTCATTTACCATGATAAACGAGGCCATGCGTTTAAATCTTTGGCCGCGTGTGTTGGTTAAATATCCATCGATTATAAAAGGACAGTTATACATTCCTTCTACCAATTGGATGCTTTGCATTGGTTGTATCTTGATTGTGTTGCATTTCAAAGAATCGAGCAATATGGAAGCTGCTTATGGTTTGGCAATTGTAATGTGTATGATTGCAACCAGTATATTGCTTACCTACTATATGATTTTAAAACGCTTTAGCAAATTCATCATCGCTGCGTTTGTAATGGTATATAGCGTGATTGAAATATCGTTTTTCTTGGCAAATATTGATAAGTTTCACCACGGCGGTTATGTGTCGCTTTTAGTGGCAGGAGGTTTAGCAAGTGTTATGGCCATTTGGTTTTTGGGTAAACGCATTCGTAAGAATTATACCGAATTTGTTCGTTTGGAAGATTACACCACTGTAATAGAAGATTTAAGCAATGACGAAAGCATCCCGCAATATGCCAACAACCTCATCTATCTTACCAACGCACATATTAAAAGCGAAATTGAATCGAAAGTGATTTATTCCATCCTTTATAAACGTCCCAAACGTGCCGATGTTTATTGGATGTTGCATGTAAATGTTCAAGACGAACCTTATGGAATGGAATATCAAATTAAAAAATTCTCAGACAAAATTATCCGTGTCGATTTTTATTTAGGATTCCGCATTGCACCAAAGATAAGTCCGTTGTTTAAAAAAGTTTTAGAAGATTTAAACAAATGCGGAGAGTTCAATAAACTTAGTACGTATCACTCTTTAAGAAAAAATCAAATCACTGCCGACCACAAATACATCATCATCGAAAAAGTAGTTTCTTATGACAACGATTTGCCTTGGTACGAAAAATTTATACTCGATTGTTATGCATTCATTCGCAAGAATAGTTTATCGGAAGAAAAAGCTTTTGGATTAGACAATAGTTCAGTGAAAATTGAATATTATCCGCTGTTGTTAAACAACAATATCGCTGATATTCCTTTAAAACGAAGAACCGATAAAAAGAAATAAATCACTAATAATGCTGTTTTCATTTAAAACAGCATTTTTTTATGCCTAAAATCAAACAAGCGCTTTTTCTATTAATATTATGTTTACATTTGACATCACATATTTATGCTACTCGCCACATGAATCCAAGACTAT containing:
- a CDS encoding KUP/HAK/KT family potassium transporter, which produces MEAKHSLNKVSAGALLITLGIIYGDIGTSPLYVMKAIFGEAPINENLVLGAVSCVLWTLTIQTSIKYVWLTLQADNNGEGGIFSLYTLVKKLKKKWLIVPALIGGSAMLADGFITPPISISSALEGLKIYYPDLQTIPLVIAVIVVLFFFQSYGTKTIGKFFGPIMFIWFSMLAIVGLLQIIQLPEILKAFNPYYAYLLLKEHPEGFYVLGFVFLCTTGAEALYSDLGHCGIKNIRASWLFVKTTLILNYFGQGAFLLSHADIKLKTFENGVEFIQNPFYLMMPQWFIPVGIIVATLAAIIAAQALITGSFTMINEAMRLNLWPRVLVKYPSIIKGQLYIPSTNWMLCIGCILIVLHFKESSNMEAAYGLAIVMCMIATSILLTYYMILKRFSKFIIAAFVMVYSVIEISFFLANIDKFHHGGYVSLLVAGGLASVMAIWFLGKRIRKNYTEFVRLEDYTTVIEDLSNDESIPQYANNLIYLTNAHIKSEIESKVIYSILYKRPKRADVYWMLHVNVQDEPYGMEYQIKKFSDKIIRVDFYLGFRIAPKISPLFKKVLEDLNKCGEFNKLSTYHSLRKNQITADHKYIIIEKVVSYDNDLPWYEKFILDCYAFIRKNSLSEEKAFGLDNSSVKIEYYPLLLNNNIADIPLKRRTDKKK